The genomic window GGAATATACTAGTTCTTTTGGGCCTTAAAGCAAATGTACTTCCCTTGGTGCATATGTTGCTCCCAAAGTCTCTGCCATAATCAGGTGGTAGGGAAAGGTGGTGCTTGTCACCTACTTTTAATCTCAGGAAGTAGAGGTTAGGGGTTCACATTTGGTGTGCCTGTCGTCTGTGTTCCCTTGCTAGTCTGTGCCTCTGCTAGACCTGTATGTGCTGCTGCTGTTACCTTGGCATCAGCCCTCCTGGGTACCCCAGCCCACACTGGATTCCTGCTTTTCCAGCAGGTATCAggagcttttcctgattccttgcTCTCAGTTGgggtgtttatatgtgtgtatggggggaaggggcagggaaggCAGACAGTCCTCTTTGAAATCTCAAGGGCAGGTAGAACCTAATGAGAAAGGTAAATTCATCAGAGGGAAGAAACCTTAGACTGTATTCCCAAACCAAAGAGGAATGATTTGGGGGCTGTCTTTGCTTTGGGATTGTCTCCAGCTCCCTCCCTACTGTTTGAATTAGTATGGATAATTAGAAGTAGATTCTGTTCCTTAAGCGCTATTATTTAGATTAGCCTTCATCTCTGAAAACAGGCATTTAGGAGGCAGCAtgctacaatggaaagaatgtttgCTTGGAAGTCCGAGGGtctaggtttaaatcccacctcggATATCTGctgccatgtgaccttgagtgatTCCCTCATGTAGTAGGAATAATAAATAGTATAAAATATGTCTATAGTGTCTAtttgctaggcactttacaaaaattctctcatttaatccttacagtagcctgggaggtaggcactgttactatccccatcttacagatgaggaaactgaggcaaacagaggttaagtgatttgcttgccTAGTAAGTATAAGGCCATATTtgagcctctgaggtcccttccaactctaaagctatgattctgctttaaaaaaacttatcttttaaaaattaaaaacttcatttgaaaaatagtaaTACATATAGCGTGCTAtatattattttgtcttttcccttATTTATGGGGTTTTGCaactctgtccctttctctctatcctgCCTTGGTCCATGGTCTACAGTTCCCATGTTGCAAACTTGATCCTGTCTGCCTTCCCTCGGCTTTTGTTGGTCTCACATACTCCCCCAATGGCCAGTCTGGCTAGGGcgtgacatgacatgacatgccATTACCAGGTACAGATGCTGAGGATGACGGGGACGACCTGCTCTTGTCCTATGTGAAGGAGTTCTGGTGGTTCCCACACATGTGGAGTCACATGCAGCCCCACCTTTTCCACAACCAGTCTGTGCTGGCTGAGCAGATGGCCCTCAACAAGAAATTCGCTGTCGTGAGTAAGACCCCTCCCTGTTCCCCTTCCCTGCTCCTCCTTcctgctccccctccctccccagttaGTGTACGTACTCAGCCTTGCCCCGTGACACAAAGGAAGGAGATTGTGACCTCTGTTAATAGTTTAGCTGAAGAGGGAAGATGCACACATTTAATAGTGAGAGATAGTCCAAGACAGTATGTGATCAGGTATTAGACCAGATATTAAAGACGAATGAATAGATACCTGGATGAGTTCCATAGAAGACAAGAGAAATATGTTCAAGGGTCACTTCCTTGGGGGAGGTAGGGCTTGGAAAAAGGGCAAAATTTGATCTTCTCATTTTCATgggagggagaaatgagagaaatcagATTTGTTTTAGATTTAACAGATTTTTCAAATAAGTTAAATATACAGTTGCAACTGTTTATATGCAAAACATCTAAAAGGGTTTCATTATTCCTTTTGTCCACTAATGAGTTGTGTATAACTAGAGTGGGGGGAGTGGCCAGGGGGAGGCATTCTGATTTTTCGTGTTGTGTGTCTGCCCCACACCTACCAGAGCCCCTTGAGTGGCAGGATCTGAGGAACTTTATGTGTCCAGAGAGCCACATAGATCTCTTCCCCACCTAGGACTGGTTGGACCAAGAGCCTTGAGGGCTGGCAGTGTTAGGCCCGAGGGAGCCTGGGCAGAAGATTGGTAATTGTGCTAATGCTCCCTCTCCCCTGCTTAGGCCCCTTGCCCATCTGCCTCATTAGCCATCCATTGAAACAGACTTCTGTTCTCACCCTGATTCCAGTTTTAGATGACCAGTTTAAAGTAACCCCTGGATTTGCACTATTGCTAAATGCTGCAGCCAGATACCTTAGTCTCCTTTGGAAGCGATTTGAGATTAGTgttggagaaggaggggagacaATAGTGGCTTAGGTGTGTGGAGTTTGAAAGGCCACATTCAGAAGTTGGATCTGGGGTTTGACTGGAACCTTTTGGGAGGAAGTGACTGAAGGAGCAGATGTGGAAGGGGCTTGAGTCCTGGTATGAGGCTCTTGAGGTTAGGAGCTGAGCATGATCCAGATGTGAGGTAAGACATGAGATTTGACCCAGGAAGCTGTATCTGCTTCAGATCTTAAGCTAAACCAGGACCTTCTCCAACTCAAACATTCCTCAGGAGGATCAGAGAGATACATTGGAAAGACCTTTAGTTCTGGAGCAGAGGAcctgcttctgatgcttactacctgtgcgaccttgggcagggcacttagcttccctgaacctcagttttcttgtctgtaaaataaagaggagtGGACGAGATGGCTTTTGAGATTCTTCTAGCTCTAGTTCTGTGAACTTATGTCTCTATTTGGGGGAGAAATCTGTCACCTTCAGTATGCGTGGTATGTAACTACTAACAGTCTCAGTCAGCTCCTCAGTAGAGGGGGAAGCTGAGGCCTTCAGGGAGAGAAACTTCCCAGTGACATGTGCTCACTGCCCTCCCTCGAACTGCCCCTGTTTTTAGGAGCACGGGATCCCCACTGACATGGGCTATGCTGTGGCTCCCCACCACTCTGGCGTGTATCCTGTCCACATGCAGCTTTATGAGGCCTGGAAGCAGGTGTGGGACATCCAGGTGACCAGCACAGAGGAATATCCCCATCTGAAGCCTGCCCGTTATCGCCGTGGCTTCATCCACAACGGGATCATGGTAGGATAATGAGGATTACCTGCTTCCTTCTGCTGCTAGAGGGATTGGACACTCAGGGAAGAGGGGCTTCTTGATAGGTATGGTAATGAATTCGTTTATTGAGGTATAGACAAGGTTGTTCAGACTACTTGGGGACCTTCCCTGGAGAGGGTTGTACTGGGGCATCTGTTTCTGCCACTTTGTTCCTGGGTACTCCCAGCCTGGATGCCTTACCCAGTTCAGTAGGAGGTCCACGCTTGGTTCACTCCCACTGGGAAAGTGGTTGCTTTGATGGGCTTACAGGAAAATCCTCCACCATAGACAGCACACCCTGGCCCATTCTGGAGACCTGGTGTTTTTGTGGACTAGAGGGCATCTGGTTGAACTGTACTTCAAGACTTGCCCCTGCTAGCAAGGTGCcaattccttttcttcccctccatttcccCACCTAGGTCCTTCCCCGGCAGACCTGTGGCCTCTTCACCCACACCATATTCTACAATGAGTACCCCGGAGGCTCCAGTGAACTGGACAAAATCATCAATGGGGGAGAGCTCTTCCTCACTGTGCTGCTCAATCCTGTGAGTGCCAGCCTCCTCCTTTGTGCAGTCAAATGGGGTCTTTGACAGCCTCAGTTCTGTCTGTGGCCAAGGCAAAGTGGGCCCTGTAGGCTCCATTATAGGATGGACATAGTGCTGTATATTGGAAATGGGTGGGGAGTCAGGAGATCAAAATTCTAGTCTTGTCTCACCTTGGGTGAATCAGTTAACTTCTCTGGTCCTTCATTTCCTCACccctaaaatataaaatactatagaTAATAGTAATActttccttaaaaaacaaaacaaccaggAGTGGAATTTCATAGGTCGAGGAAGTTCCCAATTTGTGATCTCCCTCTACCAGGGTGGAGCTGCAGCAATTCCTTTGTAACTTAGTctcagagagctgcctggggcTGAGAGGCTAAGTAAGGAATTTGCTCAGGGCTGCCTAGTTGgtatgtcagaagtgggactttgACCTCTTGATGCCAAGGCTGGCTTTATTCACTATAGCTTTCAAGCCTTGGCTTGCCTTATAAAATATAACTTATGTGTATAACATCTgtgcacaagcacacacacacacacacacacacacacacacacacacacacacacacacacacacacacacatacacacactctctctctctctctctctctctctctctctctctctctctctcgctccctctctctcatcccatgctgatctctctttccatttaatTTGTCCAGCTGTCTGTTTTACTCATTTCAACATTTGGTTGAAACATACTGTCTTggactcttttctttcctccctgtagggttgtgtgtgtgtgtatgtgtgtgtgcatgtgtattcatATGCATTATGTAAATTTATGTCCTTATCGTTATATGCACACGTGTAAATACACGTGTGTAGAcatgtgagtatatgtatatattagggtagatatgtgtgtaagtatatgtacatatgtatatatacatacatataatgtgcatatatgcatgtatataaaatatgtgaacTCTACATATATTTTTTGCTTTAAGGAATAATCCCATGGTCCCTGCCCAGCAGTCTTATTCATGGTCTTACCGTTGTTTTTTCTgctgcagtgcctggcacacagtagttgtTCAATAAAAGCTTTGACTGACTAGTAAAAGGGATAGTTCAAGGCCAACATGTCTAGGGCTCTTTCTAGGAACCGTGTGCTTTAGTTATCGACTTTCAGAGTCAGAGGGGATTTTAAGATTATAGAAtttcaaagttattaatgataTTAGAAcctagaacatcagagctggaatGGATATTAGAGATCATTGCTGTTACTTTCACTATTTCCCCTTGTACAgcattaaatatgaaattatttaaTATCACAGTATTACAAATGGtgaattttttaatgtaaaaaaatgttttattttacccCCAAATTTGGTTGActgttcccttcctctccttataccataaatatttccttttactAGCCCTTCCCTGGTCAGGACTTAAgaatttcataaatatatttgAAACCCAAAagtggttatttttatttttaactaaaaaaattGGACTTCCCTATATTGCCCAGCCTGGGAATGCAGGACACAGTCACACTTTACTTATTTGATTGGCACAGGAGCTTAAACCTGCTTCCTTTCCAGCTTGGCCTGGTTTATCCCTCCTTAGTCAGCCTCTTGGCAGCCCTCTTGTAGGGGCCCACCACATCAATGCTGAATTGAATGAGAACACCTGATGAGGATGCCTTGTCCAGTGCTCCTCAGAACTCCCCAGCTCAGGAGAACCATCAGCCTCAGACTTCTGGGGTGCAGGGGTTATGGGGTGAGCCACTGCGCCTGGCTCCAAGAATGGTCCATGTCATTCTTAGTTTGGGAAATGCTTATCTAGTCCAGTACCCTGATTTTAGAATTAGAGGGGAAAGGACTCCCCCAATGTCTTTGGCACACTTTGGTCTGAGTTGGGAGTGGTGGGAGTTCCTGCCCCTCTTGCTGAGAGACGCTTGCTcagcctcccttctcttccttcactaGATCAGCATTTTCATGACCCACCTGTCCAACTATGGAAATGATCGTCTGGGATTGTATACCTTCAAACACTTGGTGCGCTTCCTTCACTCTTGGACCAACCTGAAGCTCCAAACGCTGCCTCCAGTCCAGCTGGCTCAACGATACTTTCAGATCTTTTCTGAGGAGAAAGACCCCCTGTGGCAGGTAGGGGGAGTAGGGCTCAGGGTCTCAGGATGGGGCTTAGTACCAGTGGGAGAGTTATGGGAAAGATCAAGAGGCATCCCCCTACCCCTCCACCCATGGGTGAAATCTCAAGCTCTAGGCTCTCATTTACCCACTGCCAGAGCCAGAATGTACATTCACTGAATGAGTTCTTTTAAAGATCAGAGTGCTGGCTTTTATGCAAGATACCAAGGTAAGTCAGATAGTTTTCAGTCTCTTGGTACTCACAGTTGGGTATTGAAggtgaagggaggagaaaagttcACTGATACTAAGCAGAGTATGAGGAGCGTAGCAGTGTAAAAAACTAGCTGCTCAAGAaatagagcaggggttcttaaactggaatctatgaacttaaaaaatatatgtgtatgtgtataaaaattATCTATGATATAGTAATGTACCATCAATATTATGTATCTTTCAATTTAATTGATTTCcattataatcttattttatgcattctaaagcattattttaagaaggggcccatatatatgtatacacataacatattcattattttggaagttttgcatattttatgtaatacaaaactttcaatataattggtttccattaCAAGCTTAtgtgttttatgcatttcaaagCCTTCCTCTGAGAAGGGATGCATAAGCTTCCTCAGActcccaaaggggtccatgacacacaaaaaggttaaaaacccagGAGAGGGTTGGTGCAGGTGGAGCAAAAGAGAGAGTTTTACCACCCTCCACGATGTTTGTCTTCTTGCTTTTAAGGATCCTTGTGAGGACAAGCGGCACAAAGATATctggtcaaaggagaaaacatgtGACCGGTTCCCAAAACTCTTAATCATTGGACCCCAAAAAACAGGTATTCCTCCCTCTGTTCCTGAGCCTGGCTGGCTTGGCTTCCCTGACGCTCCCTGTGTACCTAGGACACCCATGATAGCGTATAGAAGTTCTCTGAATCTTAGTTTGTTGACTGAATCTACATACAGTGCCCAACCTGAGTAACAACCTCAGGCCCCTGTGTACTGAGCACTGAACTCAGCACTGGGAGAAAGGGTACCTGCCCTCATGGAGATTACCATCCCATGGGGGAAAAGACAAATGCAGACAACTACAACATGGAATATTACCTGACAGGTGCATCAGACAAGTACAAAGTGCTGTGGGAGGCCTAAGGATGAAGGTTTTTACCCAGCAGAAGAATTAGGAAATCATCCTGGAGAAAGTGCTATTTGAGATGGGCTTTAACTAGAAGAACCAATCAGGCATGTTAAATAAGACAAAaaatttttactttgaaataaaaatgttcatcatcctacctctcattttctttatgGGTTAAAAAAAATGCACTGTGTTGATTGATGCAGCCTGACCCCTTGAACTTTTCTTAATTTCCCAATCTTTCTAGCATTAAAGGATAAGGAGAATTTTACAggcaaagagggaaaaggaaagtccTACAAACAGAGGGCACTATGTGAGCCTAGCCACTGAAAGAGGAAATCAGTTCACTTGTTCAGGGCCAACTTTTCTCTGGGCTTTAGAGTTTGTGGAGGTGGgtgatatgaaataagactgggaaAAAAGAATGTGCCAGGTTGCAGAGACCCTTGAATACCAAGGGAAAACATTTGAGCTTTTTACTTTGGGAGACAACtggaaccactgaagatttttgagaccAGATGATTGCTGGGAAGTCTCCTTATTCCTCAGGGGTTTCTTGGTGTAAAAGGGAGGAGCTGTGTTCTGGGAAGAAACCTTTGGGAGTACTTGGTGCCCTCTTGAGTGACTAACTGCCTGGAGGTGTTCTCAGTGTACTGTTTCTTCTCAAATTCTGGGTACTTTCACTCTAGCAGGATTCACCGGAACTAGACCTCCTCGTGTGTAGCCATGAAAATGAGTATATAATCGTGTAGTAAGAAACtggagagcatttaggggtacTTCACCTGGGATCTGTgaccttatttttttccttttaattttttgggTAACTGGTTTTCTTTATAGTCCTACATATTataatttatgcttttaaaagcattattttgagaaggcaTCTGTACATTTCACCAGACTCCCAAAGGGAGTATatccatgatataaaaaaaagaccCATGATCTGTGAGGAAACAGATCTAGAGAGAAGTGATTTGGTccagatcatacagctagttaatggTGGAGTGAGATCAAGAACATTGATTCCCTAATACCTACTCTTCTCCCTACCTAGTATGGTATCCTCCCTTCTGTATGCTACTGCTGAGGTCCAAGGACTACCCCTGTCTCCTCTGTTGTGCAGGCACTACAGCCCTTTATCTGTTCCTGGGAATGCACCCTGACCTGAGCAGTAACTACCCAAGCCCAGAGACCTTTGAGGAGATCCAGTTTTTCAATGGCCAAAACTACCACAAAGGCATAGACTGGTGAGCGGGGCTTTCCATCCTGGTTGGCCAGCTTGGGACGTCAGATCGGAAGCTCTGCGTTGGTGTCAGGAAGTGTCTGGAAGCTGTTTACACACTGATGGGGTTCCTGTTGTAGAAAGAAAGGGGACAGAGTTCAGGCAAGCTGTGCAGAGATGGGGCCCCTATCCCCCAGAGGCCAAAGTGGTAATGCCTGGGTCTCAGGATCTGAAACCACAGCTGCAAGAGAAGCAGTGATGTCTGAAATATTCTTGTGCCAATGTAATAATAGAGCAAAAATATTTCTTCCCCATGTGCTTATTTCTGAGGCCTTCTGAGTATTTTATTTGGTTAGTATCCCTGGAGCCATAAGGTAAGAAGGGTAATGGAAATCTCCATGGCTAGAAAAGTGTTACCAGTCAGTaataagggttgagagaggaccTCAGGTCTGTTATGTGGCTCCAGCCAGGTCTTATCAAGGGAGGTTTCTAATCATTCCCTACCTGGCCTGTCTCTGAACTGCCCCCAGGCCAGAGGTGGGGATATTTCCCAAGTTCTGAGCCCCAGGCCAGAGGTAGGATGCCTTGATCATAAAATTCTTAAAATCCCACTGCTCCAACCTTCCCCCAAAAAGGATGAATGGGGAAGTGGAGATGGTAGAATGTTCATCAAGCTCCCAGCTCATTTTTGGAAGAGAAAGTGTCACCCAGCTCTCATCCTCATGAAAGCCCTCTAGCCAAACTACAGCCCTCCTGGTCCTGCCATTGGGGCCCAATCCTTCTGGTCCTGCCCAgcttgcatctctctctctctgggcccTGAACAGGTACATGGAGTTCTTCCCTATCCCCTCCAACACCACCTCTGACTTCTACTTTGAGAAAAGCGCCAACTACTTTGACTCTGAGGTGGCCCCCCAGCGAGCAGCTGCGTTGTTGCCCAAGGCCAAAATCCTCACCATCCTCATAGACCCTGCAGACCGAGCCTATTCCTGGTATCAGGTGAGCCATGTTCCTTGGGAGGTGTGTCAGGAAGGCGCTTCACTGAGGATTTGGCCTCTGCTTCTTTTTTGAGTTACTGTATTTTGTAGGGGGATGGGGGTGACAGTGTTATTTCCCACAACTGCTTTCTGCCTAGGTTTTAGAGTAGGAAGGAGGGCTTCCTGCCTTCTCTTTACCCTCTGTGCCTCCTGGTTAGAGTGTGATCTCTTATGAGGAAGAAGTAGTCGTTGGTTTAGGTTTTGTCATAGCTGGTGGGAGTGTTCCAAGTCTTGTAGGAAGAATGGGCATTGCTAATCTGAGTCTCTTGCTACCCAACAGCATCAGAGAGCCCATGATGACCCGATTGCCCTGAAGTACACCTTCCATGAAGTGATCACGGCAGGGCCTAATGCCTCCCCAAAGCTGCGGGCGCTTCAGAATCGCTGCCTTGTTCCTGGCTGGTATGCCACCCACATCGAGCACTGGCTTAGTGCTTACCATGCCAACCAGGTACCTACTCCCCCCAGATCCTTCTGGCATAGTATGGGACTCAGGGTTGGTTTTTACATAAGTGAGGTGATTCAAATATGGATATCAGGACATAAACCCCAAACATTTCCCCTTTATATATCACCATGTCTCCAGTAATGGAGATTTATGCCTTTGACAGTTAAAGGTTTTTTGATTTCTTACTAAAACGGGAACTCTGTATCATACATAGGCAGATTGATTGTCTTCAGACAGTGGAAGGGTGGCTGATTTTGGAGGTGCCTGAGCATTATTAtcccctttctctccatccttttgacatttccagtagacatcttaaactcagtatatccaaaacagaactcattatctttcccctgaaaccctccccttccattttaccagtcctcaggctcacaacctgggAGACGTCTTGGACTCCTCACTTTTTCtcatccctcctctcctcccgTAGCCACGTTCTTGCCAAGATctgccaatttcacctttgcagcctCTTTTGAATACATCCCTTTTCCTCCTGACATTGCCGCTACTTTAGTGCAGGCCCTTATCGCCTTACTCCTGGATTAGCAATAAACTGCTGgtgggtctacctgcctcaagtttctcctctcTGCAGTCCATCATCCCTTCAGCCACTAAAGTGCTTTacctaaaacacaggtctaaacgtctttccagtccatcctccacacattCAATCTAGTGGCTTCTAATGGggaagtcctaactaaaatcccagctttgacaggaagccttccctgacccctcttcattctagggccttccctctgttcgttgtttttgtatttattctgcatatagctTGCTTGTATGATATtcgtttgcatgctgtctccttgagggcaggttctgtcttttgtatcccagtgcctagtatatagtagacacttaataaaagtttattggttggttgattgatagcCCAGCATCAGAAGGCCCACAGTGACCCAGTTATTCTGAAGTATATGCTAGGAGGAATCACTTCCTAGGCGTTAGTGGTCAGCTGACCAGAGCGTTATGGAACAGGACATAGAGGAGGCACTGGGAGGCCCAGGAGAGTTCACAGGGGAGGTTGGGAGGAAAGGTAAACTTGGCTCTTTTGACATTTTGGCCAGCTCTACTGAGCCTATGCCTCTTTTTGAAATACCTATTTCTTTCTCCTATAAAGAGAGCCAgttagtacagtggatagagctctggaagacctgaatttaaattcagcatcagatactccctagctgtgtgaccctgggcaagtcacttacttatAGTCTTCTACTGTAAAGCAGGGATAGCAgcagcacctgcttcccagggttgttgtgaagatcaaatgacataatatttttaaaatttttagcagagtgcctggcacatagtaggtgcttaatcagtgttttttcccttcctttactaccctttcctccttttattttccccagcCCCTGGGTCCCATCCCCACAGTGTCCTCATGCCAACATTTCATTTATATTGGTGTATTTTTCCTCAAAGAGGGCGGTTAGCCAGCTCCTGGGGGTGTCTCTGTTACCCTGCTGAAGTATCAGCTTCCATCAGATGTTTCACAGCTGTACAGATAAGTACAGGAAACTCGAAGCTCATTGTGTGCCCTTGGTTGTTCCTCTCTAAGGGACTGGATGCCTGGCCGAAAAATGTTTCTTATCCCGAACAAGCAAAGGTATGAATTCACCTGTGTCTGCTTTCCTAAAACCTCCTGCAGGACACACAGCCATCTCAGCCTTCCTCAATGGCCTAGAAAGAGATAGTCATTCAGACTCAGAGGACATCTGACCCACTTTGTACCAGCCTGTAGACAAGGCTGGACTTGGGATCAGtgagacccaggttcaaatcatgcttcagatacttaatagctttcTGACCcttaaccttagtttcttcatctgtaaagtgagaagattagactcaatgacttctaacatcccttccagctctaaataattatagctagcatttgtttgtatatcactttaaaatttacaatgcACCTTACAAACGTTCTGTCATTCGAGCCTCATaaccaccctgggagataggtgttattactgtgcccattttacagctgagaaaactgaggcaaagacatgaaatgacttgtccagggtcacacacctagtatctgaggctgaatttggacacacatcttcctgactccaagttcagtgctccatctaccatgccacctagctgcctcatttggTAGGGACCAGTGATTTCTGCAGAgtttctgtcatttctttccaAGTTATCAAGTCTTGCCCTTTTGGAGCTAAGCATAATATAGCTTAAACTCTTTTTTACATGACGGCCCTCCAAATTTTTGAAGGCACTTTTTGTATTCCTCCTAAGTCTTCTCATTTACCAAATAtttattctcagttccttcagctaATGCTCCCGTTACCTCATTCCAGGTCTGTCTCCTCttttcttggtttccttcctCTGTGAAACTGGGAAGGGctctagttttttgttttgttttttcaattattttcagttccaaattctctccctttttccagcCCCCCTCCAAttaattgagaagacaagaatgCTATACTCCTTATccatatgaagtcatgtaaagCATATTATACATTAGCCAGAATGGCCCTAGTTTGAAGATGAATCTAATGGGACTGTCCATTTGGGAGAAAATTAGCTGACCCAGTCTAGTTTTGAGGATTTGCAGCCAGTGCCCTTCTCACTGCCACAGCTGGTCCATCACACTGGCAGATCATGGGGTAGGGAGAGGGTAGGGAAGGGATTGGACCATATAATAGTTTCCTTACTACTCTTCTAGATCCTGGTGTTAGATGGCAAACTGCTCCGGACTGAACCCGCCAAAGTGATGGATACTGTGCAGAAGTTCCTCGGGGTGACCAACATTATTGATTACCATAGAACTCTGGTGTGAGTGTTGTCCTAACCGCAAAGCCTGAAGACCCTTCTGACCTGCCCTCCCTTGTCTGCTGTGCTTTGATGTCAGAAGCACATCCCCAAGCTCAGGAGCCAGAGTAGTTGGATCCCACTGGCCTCTTTAGGCTAGGCAGTGTCCCTCGTGTGCCAAGATGCATAGCTGTTTCCTTGGCAGGAACGTCAACATTcataagcaaataaatacaaTAGCCTAGTGTTTGATAACCTCAAAGATCCCTAGCTACCAGAGTAAAAACTCACCATTTGGCAAAGACTGCTGGGAAAAATTGAAATCAGTTTGGTAGAAAGTAGGTGCAAAGCAGTACCATATATTAAGGTAAGCTCCTTTGCAGAAGCCTATGGATAGAAGAAAGATTCCTATCACATCTGGCTTCACATTTCCTGGGATTCATCTCTCTTTTGTATGTATAttgttgaatttttaaagaaacttgGAGAAATACCAGTAGTGGGAGCCAGGAAATCTGGATTTTCGTTGTATCACTGACTCACTTTAGAACCTTAGGTCAGTTCCTTCCCTCTGGCCTCAGAATctgcacctgtaaaatgaaagggcatGGTTATATGATTCTTAaagttcttccagttctaatggTCTTTGatctaaggtcttt from Notamacropus eugenii isolate mMacEug1 chromosome 1, mMacEug1.pri_v2, whole genome shotgun sequence includes these protein-coding regions:
- the NDST1 gene encoding bifunctional heparan sulfate N-deacetylase/N-sulfotransferase 1 isoform X1 gives rise to the protein MTIPLCPRRLRRQASPQTVLLLLFAFCLLSVFVSAYYLYGWKRSLEPSGEVTGPDCNEEPQITPSRLLPLKTLKVSSSSRTDPLVLVFVESLYSQLGQEIVAILESSRFKYRTEIAPGKGDMPTLTDKDRGRFALIIYENILKYVNLDAWNRELLDKYCVEYGVGIIGFFKANENSLLSAQLKGFPLFLHSNLGLKDCSINPKSPLLYVTRPSEVEKGLLPGDDWTVFQSNHSTYEPVLLAKTKSAESIPHLSVGAALHTTVVQDLGLHDGIQRVLFGNNLNFWLHKLVFVDAVAFLTGKRLSLPLDRYILVDIDDIFVGKEGTRMKVEDVKALFDTQNELRTHIPNFTFNLGYSGKFFHTGTDAEDDGDDLLLSYVKEFWWFPHMWSHMQPHLFHNQSVLAEQMALNKKFAVEHGIPTDMGYAVAPHHSGVYPVHMQLYEAWKQVWDIQVTSTEEYPHLKPARYRRGFIHNGIMVLPRQTCGLFTHTIFYNEYPGGSSELDKIINGGELFLTVLLNPISIFMTHLSNYGNDRLGLYTFKHLVRFLHSWTNLKLQTLPPVQLAQRYFQIFSEEKDPLWQDPCEDKRHKDIWSKEKTCDRFPKLLIIGPQKTGTTALYLFLGMHPDLSSNYPSPETFEEIQFFNGQNYHKGIDWYMEFFPIPSNTTSDFYFEKSANYFDSEVAPQRAAALLPKAKILTILIDPADRAYSWYQHQRAHDDPIALKYTFHEVITAGPNASPKLRALQNRCLVPGWYATHIEHWLSAYHANQGLDAWPKNVSYPEQAKILVLDGKLLRTEPAKVMDTVQKFLGVTNIIDYHRTLVYDAKKGFWCQLLEGGKTKCLGKSKGRKYPEMDLDSRAFLRDYYRDHNIELSKLLYKMGQTLPTWLREDLQNTR
- the NDST1 gene encoding bifunctional heparan sulfate N-deacetylase/N-sulfotransferase 1 isoform X2, yielding MTIPLCPRRLRRQASPQTVLLLLFAFCLLSVFVSAYYLYGWKRSLEPSGEVTGPDCNEEPQITPSRLLPLKTLKVSSSSRTDPLVLVFVESLYSQLGQEIVAILESSRFKYRTEIAPGKGDMPTLTDKDRGRFALIIYENILKYVNLDAWNRELLDKYCVEYGVGIIGFFKANENSLLSAQLKGFPLFLHSNLGLKDCSINPKSPLLYVTRPSEVEKGLLPGDDWTVFQSNHSTYEPVLLAKTKSAESIPHLSVGAALHTTVVQDLGLHDGIQRVLFGNNLNFWLHKLVFVDAVAFLTGKRLSLPLDRYILVDIDDIFVGKEGTRMKVEDVKALFDTQNELRTHIPNFTFNLGYSGKFFHTGTDAEDDGDDLLLSYVKEFWWFPHMWSHMQPHLFHNQSVLAEQMALNKKFAVEHGIPTDMGYAVAPHHSGVYPVHMQLYEAWKQVWDIQVTSTEEYPHLKPARYRRGFIHNGIMVLPRQTCGLFTHTIFYNEYPGGSSELDKIINGGELFLTVLLNPISIFMTHLSNYGNDRLGLYTFKHLVRFLHSWTNLKLQTLPPVQLAQRYFQIFSEEKDPLWQDPCEDKRHKDIWSKEKTCDRFPKLLIIGPQKTGTTALYLFLGMHPDLSSNYPSPETFEEIQFFNGQNYHKGIDWYMEFFPIPSNTTSDFYFEKSANYFDSEVAPQRAAALLPKAKILTILIDPADRAYSWYQHQRAHDDPIALKYTFHEVITAGPNASPKLRALQNRCLVPGWYATHIEHWLSAYHANQILVLDGKLLRTEPAKVMDTVQKFLGVTNIIDYHRTLVYDAKKGFWCQLLEGGKTKCLGKSKGRKYPEMDLDSRAFLRDYYRDHNIELSKLLYKMGQTLPTWLREDLQNTR